TCCGGTGGATTTTAATTCCCTGCGACGACACAAATCCAAAAATTTCATCCCCGTAAATGGGGTTGCAGCATTTTGCCAACCGATAGTCCACCCCAGTCAGGTTTTGATCAATAATAAGCTCGTCGGAACTTTTTATTTCTTGCGAAGATGGTTTGATTATAAAACTATCTGCACCCGTAGCTGAAAGAAAGTCCCTGTGTTCAAACTCTTTACTTCCCAATTCCAAGTAACGGTCTATCACCCAGTTTACATCTAGCTTCTCAGCGGCAATATCAATATAAAAGTCTGTTACCGTTTTATATTTTAACTTTTTAATCAGTTGCATCAACAGTGGATCGTCCAGATCTATCTTGCGGTTTTTCATCCGTCTTGACAACATTTCCTTGGCAATATCCACCTGTTTTCCTGCTTCTTCCTTGAGCAACTGCCGGATCCGGGTTTTGGCCTTCGAGGTCACCACATAATTCAACCAGTCCTGTTTGGGAGACTGGTGCGACGAGGTGTTTATCTCGACCTGGTCTCCGCTTTTCAGCATGTGTTTTATCGGCACATTCTTTCCGTTCACCTTTCCAGACACACAAGTAGCACCCAATTTAGAATGTATGGCAAAAGCAAAATCGAGGACCGACGCACCTTTAGGAAGTTTGAACAGATCACCTTTCGGGGTGAAAACAAAAATCTCCTCGTCGTACAAATCGAGTTTAAAATCGCCCAGTTTATCCCTGATATCCACATCCCTGTTCTCCAGGGATTCCCGCAAAGATTTTAACCAATCGTCCAGTGTGGATTCTTCTTTTATTCCCTTATATTTCCAGTGAGCGGCCAGGCCCCGTTCGGCAATATCGTCCATTCGCCGGGTCCTGATCTGTACTTCCACCCATTTTGAGTCAGGCCCCATCACCGTAATATGCAACGACTCATATCCGTTACTTTTGGGTATGGACAACCAGTCTTTCAACCGCTTCGGATTTGGCTGATACATATCGGTCACAATAGAGTATACTTGCCAGCAATGTGCCTTTTCCATTTCCGAAGGAGAATCAAGGATGATGCGTATAGCAAAGAGGTCGTAAATATTGTCGAATTCAATCTTTTGTTTTTTCAGCTTGCTGTTAATGGAATGAATGGATTTTGTACGGCCTTTGATATCGTATTTCAGGTTTGTTTTATCCAGACGTTCTTTTAACGGATGGATAAATTCCTCAATATATTTATCACGAGAACGTTTACTTTCGTTAAGTTTTCGGGCAATGAAATCATAAGTCTCCCTATCCGTATACTTCAGCGACAAGTCTTCCAGTTCCGACTTAATAGTGTACAAACCCAACCGGTGCGCCAACGGCGCATACAGGTAAGTGGATTCAACGGAAAGATCCAATCGATTTTCCGGAGTTGATTTTTTTGCATCACGCATCAACTGCAATTGTTCGGCCAATAGTACGAAAACCACACGGATATCTTCAGCTATGGATAGGAGCAACTTGATATAATTCTCCGACTCAACACGCGATTTTTTTTCGGTCAAGTCGTTCACCTTCTTCAAACCCCGAATAATGGCTGCCACCTCTTCACCGAAATCCTTCCTAATTTCATCAACCGTAATGTACCCCTTCATCAACGGCCTGAACATCAAAACTGCACAAACCACTGCTTGTTTTAACCCGATCTCGTCAATCAAGATCACCGCGGTTCTTACATCAAACAAAAGGCCGGCCAACAAATCTTCCGATTCTTCATCAGCGGACTTCTGCAAGGAATCCTTCCAGACTCTTTTCAAGAGGCCGGTTTGCGACATACTCCATCTCTGCCGGAATAAGCCGTACAGCCTCCGGTGCAAAAAAACGTAATCATCGAAAGGGATAGCGGGTACTGTTTTCATTTTTGTCAACTCATGTCCGGTTTGCAACGTAAAATTACAATTTTTTGAAACAAATAGACTGTTTTACTCTTAAACTTGTCGCCGGAAAGATTAAAAAATCCGGTTTAATGTCAGGTTTCCATGCTGCAATTATTTCCGATTAACGGTTTATTTATTATTTTTGTATTTCTAAAAACAAGCAAATGAAAAACTTATTCATTCCTGGAGCCCTGTTAATTTTTGGAATTGTTGCGGGATGTCAAAACAAAAAAACCGACGATGGATTTATATCCATTTTCGATGGGAAATCATTGAACGGATGGAAAGGCGACTCCACTTACTGGCGTGTAGAGAACGGTATTCTCACCGGTGAGATAACTCCTGAAACCATTTTAGAGAGAAATACCTTTATTGTCT
This portion of the Petrimonas sulfuriphila genome encodes:
- a CDS encoding bifunctional (p)ppGpp synthetase/guanosine-3',5'-bis(diphosphate) 3'-pyrophosphohydrolase, whose amino-acid sequence is MKTVPAIPFDDYVFLHRRLYGLFRQRWSMSQTGLLKRVWKDSLQKSADEESEDLLAGLLFDVRTAVILIDEIGLKQAVVCAVLMFRPLMKGYITVDEIRKDFGEEVAAIIRGLKKVNDLTEKKSRVESENYIKLLLSIAEDIRVVFVLLAEQLQLMRDAKKSTPENRLDLSVESTYLYAPLAHRLGLYTIKSELEDLSLKYTDRETYDFIARKLNESKRSRDKYIEEFIHPLKERLDKTNLKYDIKGRTKSIHSINSKLKKQKIEFDNIYDLFAIRIILDSPSEMEKAHCWQVYSIVTDMYQPNPKRLKDWLSIPKSNGYESLHITVMGPDSKWVEVQIRTRRMDDIAERGLAAHWKYKGIKEESTLDDWLKSLRESLENRDVDIRDKLGDFKLDLYDEEIFVFTPKGDLFKLPKGASVLDFAFAIHSKLGATCVSGKVNGKNVPIKHMLKSGDQVEINTSSHQSPKQDWLNYVVTSKAKTRIRQLLKEEAGKQVDIAKEMLSRRMKNRKIDLDDPLLMQLIKKLKYKTVTDFYIDIAAEKLDVNWVIDRYLELGSKEFEHRDFLSATGADSFIIKPSSQEIKSSDELIIDQNLTGVDYRLAKCCNPIYGDEIFGFVSSQGIKIHRISCPNAHDLFSRFGYRILKARWSGKTSGTANYTSVLRIIGNDQLNIVANLMSIISKEDGVQMRSISIDSNDGLFQGNITVMLASTSMLEQLIKKLKAVKGIKSVSRLN